One genomic window of Pseudomonas sp. LFM046 includes the following:
- a CDS encoding response regulator transcription factor: protein MDSRIRIGIVDDHPLLRDGVAMALQKIADFEVVEQGESADDAVDIATRFAPDILLMDVNMPGDSFAAARTITERTPDVRIMMLTVSESIEDAYSAFEAGAQGYVLKGISGRELVMAIRNVVDGETFITAKLAGKLLGNLRKHTGDKQKVELSYREEQVIREVAKGLTNREVAIKLELSEKTVKYYMTNVMYKLHVRNRTEAVVAVRRHWEKEQAASLYAVSQGRD from the coding sequence ATGGATTCGAGGATCAGAATCGGCATTGTCGACGACCATCCGTTGTTGCGGGATGGGGTGGCAATGGCGCTGCAGAAAATTGCTGACTTCGAGGTAGTCGAGCAGGGCGAGTCGGCGGACGATGCCGTCGACATTGCCACGCGGTTTGCTCCGGACATCCTGCTGATGGATGTGAACATGCCGGGTGACAGCTTTGCCGCCGCCCGGACAATCACCGAGCGTACGCCGGACGTCAGGATCATGATGCTGACGGTGTCCGAGTCCATCGAGGATGCCTATTCCGCATTTGAAGCGGGCGCCCAGGGGTATGTGCTCAAGGGCATCAGCGGCCGTGAACTGGTCATGGCGATCAGAAACGTCGTTGACGGTGAAACCTTCATCACGGCCAAGCTCGCCGGCAAGTTGCTGGGCAATCTTCGGAAGCACACCGGTGACAAGCAGAAGGTCGAGTTGAGTTATCGCGAGGAGCAAGTCATTCGCGAGGTGGCGAAGGGGCTGACCAATCGTGAAGTCGCCATCAAGCTCGAACTGAGCGAAAAGACCGTGAAGTACTACATGACCAATGTCATGTACAAGCTGCATGTGCGCAACCGGACCGAGGCCGTGGTAGCGGTGCGGCGGCATTGGGAGAAAGAGCAGGCTGCCAGCCTGTACGCCGTCAGCCAGGGCCGTGATTAG
- a CDS encoding ATP-binding protein: MCTETKDQPNGETKVSESDATLVESEADENASQGAAYSEVGRFRLRQLSRSTQFVISAALILGLTMTFVGNLVTQSIEDATVQAAAETGARYMENFLEPFVQELGTSRVIPEETIQTIDKLLSETSLSTHIVSVKIWLPDGTIVYSTDKSVIQKKFKITEISNALAGNITTALDEDIGVNPVDDVEDAFEKRLNVPLYEIFAPLREAGTGKILAVGEFYETAEALQREITKVHKKVWLIVGTATISMLLLLFFIVRRSDLIIRKQEEILRARMREQAMLLSNNAFLQNRVDAANREFSRINELTLRRIGADLHDGPAQLLSLILLRLEELDDSENAANKEVFEMVRHAGQDALDEVREISLGLALPEINDLTLQEALVLLAARHEDRTDTQVDMELEALPDDVPVSHKICIYRFAQEALNNAYAHAGGKGQKLSAAYRDGLLEVQVEDSGDGISAEKPGVQARGRTHLGLVGMRYRVESLGGVFTIDSAPHAGTRAKAQFRI; this comes from the coding sequence ATGTGTACAGAGACAAAAGACCAGCCAAATGGTGAGACCAAGGTCAGTGAGTCGGATGCGACCTTGGTCGAATCGGAAGCAGACGAGAATGCCAGTCAGGGCGCGGCTTACAGCGAAGTCGGTCGTTTCCGGCTACGCCAACTGAGCCGCTCGACCCAGTTCGTCATCTCCGCCGCGCTCATTCTCGGCCTGACCATGACGTTCGTCGGCAACCTCGTCACCCAGAGCATCGAAGATGCAACGGTTCAAGCAGCGGCAGAAACCGGTGCGCGTTACATGGAGAACTTTCTGGAACCGTTCGTGCAGGAACTCGGCACATCCAGAGTTATTCCTGAAGAGACCATCCAGACCATTGACAAACTTCTTTCTGAAACTTCGCTCAGCACCCATATTGTTTCGGTGAAGATTTGGCTTCCGGATGGCACCATTGTCTACAGCACCGACAAGTCCGTGATCCAGAAAAAATTCAAAATCACCGAAATTTCCAATGCACTGGCAGGCAATATCACCACGGCACTGGACGAAGACATTGGCGTCAACCCCGTGGATGACGTGGAGGATGCTTTCGAAAAAAGACTTAACGTACCGCTCTACGAAATATTTGCCCCATTGCGCGAAGCCGGCACCGGAAAAATCCTCGCTGTGGGTGAGTTTTATGAGACTGCGGAAGCGTTGCAACGTGAAATCACGAAAGTCCACAAGAAGGTCTGGCTGATCGTCGGCACGGCAACGATCTCCATGCTTCTTCTGCTCTTCTTCATCGTCCGGCGCAGCGACCTGATCATAAGGAAACAGGAAGAAATCCTGAGAGCCAGAATGCGTGAGCAGGCCATGCTGCTCTCGAACAATGCCTTTCTACAGAACAGGGTCGACGCCGCCAATCGCGAGTTTTCCAGGATCAACGAACTGACTCTTCGCCGCATCGGGGCTGACCTTCATGACGGCCCGGCGCAATTGTTGTCGCTCATCCTGCTGCGCCTTGAAGAGCTCGATGACTCGGAAAACGCCGCGAACAAGGAAGTATTCGAAATGGTCCGCCACGCCGGCCAGGATGCCTTGGACGAAGTTCGCGAAATCTCGCTTGGTCTGGCACTTCCGGAGATCAACGACCTGACGCTTCAGGAAGCGCTGGTCCTGCTCGCCGCGCGCCACGAGGATCGAACCGACACGCAGGTGGACATGGAGCTTGAAGCACTGCCCGACGACGTCCCCGTCTCGCACAAGATCTGCATCTATCGGTTCGCCCAGGAAGCGCTCAACAACGCCTATGCCCACGCCGGCGGCAAGGGGCAAAAGCTCAGCGCCGCGTATCGCGACGGATTGCTGGAAGTGCAGGTGGAGGATTCGGGGGACGGAATTTCAGCGGAGAAACCCGGTGTTCAGGCCCGGGGCCGGACTCACTTGGGCCTTGTCGGCATGCGCTACCGTGTCGAATCCCTGGGTGGTGTATTCACCATCGATTCTGCGCCCCATGCCGGAACCAGGGCCAAGGCGCAGTTCAGGATCTGA